One window of Athalia rosae chromosome 2, iyAthRosa1.1, whole genome shotgun sequence genomic DNA carries:
- the LOC105692024 gene encoding centromere protein J — protein MASEASIVERLQELRRWQVEQQERLLQQQQEQRETLSRQQVRMYQALGLTIQNASPDKNNTDSKFQDSLEDSISDVIEKKKQNRSDLAIVDIDRICHMSPQKRHELLHAFSHSSNKVQGTHSHEDQSQHGSPKHSHHLIVPEESSPAASGIAQSIMMCKNDNSSANTIDSNKLDTVATNSDHLRINDINGISHPSPRISPELLIDGVKPLPLDRPTHKSLIIDDIPVPSPKKDFHTLLEERLKESQSVSENYKEANGTKKPVKKPFLKKGQGLARFRSSNACENSTKKIRPRTMSLPTTVRMEHGKNSRISCNDRSNENSHAAKKAVTKMDKSQKKHLNIPSRAQSRLNLKNVQPPVRVRSKSMCNPREPLSATDDKFIQNDRFNVSDIESKTKRELEEVRIFELLEEKAENSSFCSTSSTVIALLQQSVQSTPLKVKAHNKNQVSSLAQTWTNERGDTNEDLLLAEIVYTTQSNSTGRNSSNTYKTQYQNQFQSLQECDDPEPNDDESHQFDNNDNMCELPYGTDVDSSYNMICSKTNEANLPTDKSLNNQENYDTNTSLHVRFAEYNEYKTISLTDTSTISTESEPPKTYSDQRAWSDYSATTDSSDDEEFHSMIASNQARSFKNQRSAETKLEVIRAKQLNEKHSEEASCDNLSKQDRIEGQPKDQYCNENQSDFEMEPEESHYNYEENTADDVFDSPLEPRDINETSVPHNEDSASADLTLVEEESDSGKTDEENGLIFKSELLKTRLLELEREIEIFRKENIAVATLKEKLQEERRSMERSLKEKESRLEERKLKLENDLQEERKRLVREKAALDNRLKDAQGKAQQSKQERQELQNLREQLEELKEEMNQKESRWNAAQARHRSQVRILQTENSKLKQDIQNLQNIRKTNTKMRLSTKKNAYSNTKAIHQINKKLDSQKGIPPKENTSSDDEFPTQPMMEAMQWNGRSTDHNNYDRINSDGSKVIVYNKGQMDLKNCHSPARMRDLYENLLKDATVGLKESGEAAKEAVQSMGSTNSSSRLNEQSENCLRKAQSIQDLVNTGSTGVEPNTDQISYDSQVVAGMSKNASLDSHYPPLESSRNYQQTNVFEDYEASNVKNDGKMDKQGIRELQHSDGRRELWYPNGNIKKISANGLTTKLIYYNGDVCENREDGSVKYFYATTRTWHTTMSDGLEILEFPDGQIERRSKDGTVEVSFPDGSVRILQSNGTEKWALPDGTFAETSAEGEKILTLPNGQREVHTKEHKRREYPDGTVKLVYPDGTQETRYASGRVRLKDGDGNLIMDSYHQ, from the exons ATGGCTTCAGAAGCTTCGATAGTAGAGCGTCTCCAAGAATTGAGGCGTTGGCAAGTTGAGCAGCAGGAAAGattactgcagcagcagcaagagCAGCGTGAAACTTTAAGCCGTCAACAAGTCCGTATGTATCAAGCCCTGGGTTTGACCATCCAAAATGCCAGCCCTGATAAAAATAACACTGACTCTAAATTCCAAGATTCTCTGGAAGATAGCATTAGTGAtgtcatagaaaaaaaaaagcagaatcGTTCAGACTTAGCTATAGTAGACATTGACCGCATATGTCACATGTCTCCTCAAAAAAGACATGAATTGCTGCATGCTTTTAGCCATAGTTCAAATAAAGTACAAGGTACTCATAGTCATGAAGACCAATCACAGCATGGTAGTCCAAAACATTCTCACCATCTCATTGTACCTGAAGAAAGTTCTCCAGCGGCTAGTGGAATCGCCCAATCAATAATGATgtgtaaaaatgataattcatCTGCTAATACAATAGATTCCAATAAACTGGATACTGTTGCTACTAACTCAGATCATCTTAGAATAAATGATATCAATGGGATATCACATCCGTCACCTAGAATTAGTCCAGAGTTATTAATAGATGGCGTAAAACCTTTGCCATTGGACAGGCCTACCCATAAATCATTGATAATTGATGATATTCCTGTACCATCtccaaaaaaagattttcacacTCTACTTGAAGAAAGATTAAAGGAGTCCCAATCGGTATCTGAAAATTATAAAGAGGCCAATGGAACTAAAAAACCTGTAAAAAAaccgtttttgaaaaaaggtCAGGGACTGGCTAGATTCAGATCAAGTAATGCatgcgaaaattcaacaaaaaaaataagaccaCGTACTATGTCTTTGCCCACTACTGTCAGAATGGAGCATGGTAAAAATTCGAGAATTAGCTGCAACGAcagatcgaatgaaaatagtcATGCTGCAAAAAAAGCTGTAACTAAAATGGATAAGTCACAGAAGAAACATCTCAATATTCCAAGTAGAGCTCAGAGTCGATTGAacttgaaaaatgttcaaccACCTGTCAGAGTTCGTAGCAAATCCATGTGTAATCCTCGAGAGCCGTTATCAGCAACTGACGATAAATTCATTCAGAATGATAGGTTCAATGTCTCGGATATCgagtcaaaaacaaaaagagaattgGAAGAAGTACGGATCTTTGAATTACTAGAGGAAAAGGCGGAAAATTCAAGTTTCTGCTCTACTTCGAGCACTGTAATTGCTTTGCTGCAGCAATCTGTTCAGTCAACACCGCTAAAAGTTAAGGCTCATAACAAAAATCAAGTCTCTTCATTAGCACAAACCTGGACAAATGAGAGAGGTGATACAAATGAAGATTTGCTGCTGGCTGAGATAGTCTATACTACACAGAGCAACAGTACTGGTCGCAATTCATCCAATACCTATAAAACGCAATATCAGAATCAATTTCAAAGTTTGCAGGAGTGTGACGATCCAGAGCCAAATGATGACGAATCACATCAATTTGATAATAACGACAATATGTGTGAGCTACCATATGGTACAGACGTTGATTCTAGCTATAACATGATCTGTTCAAAAACGAATGAGGCTAATTTGCCAACTGACAAGAGCTTAAATAATCAAGAAAATTATGATACAAATACTAGTCTACATGTTAGGTTTGCTGAATATAATGAGTACAAAACAATCAGCCTAACTGACACATCCACAATATCTACTGAATCGGAACCACCAAAAACTTATTCTGATCAAAGAGCATGGAGTGACTACTCTGCTACAACTGATTCTTCAGATGATGAGGAATTCCACTCAATGATTGCCTCAAATCAAGCCAGAAGTTTCAAGAATCAGAGATCTGCCGAAACAAAACTCGAAGTTATTCGAGCAAAGCAACTCAATGAGAAACATTCTGAAGAAGCTTCTTGTGACAATCTCTCCAAACAGGACCGAATAGAAGGCCAGCCAAAAGATCAGTACTGTAATGAGAATCAGTCAGATTTCGAAATGGAGCCTGAAGAAAGCCATTACAATTACGAAGAAAACACAGCAGATGATGTGTTTGATTCTCCCCTTGAACCACGTGACATTAATGAAACTAGTGTACCTCATAATGAAGATTCAGCATCAGCTGATTTGACTTTGGTTGAGGAGGAATCGGATTCTGGGAAAACAGACGAAGAAAATGGTTTAATCTTTAAATCAGAACTTTTGAAGACTCGCCTATTGGAACTGGAACGtgagattgaaatatttcgaaaggAGAATATTGCTGTAGCAACGTTGAAAGAGAAGTTACAGGAAGAGCGTAGATCAATGGAAcgaagtttgaaagaaaaagaaagccgtcttgaagaacgaaaattaaaattggagAATGATCTTcaggaggaaagaaaacggTTAGTCAGAGAAAAAGCAGCATTGGACAATCGCTTAAAAGATGCACAAGGAAAAGCTCAGCAGAGCAAACAGGAGAGACAGGAACTACAAAACCTGAGAGAACAATTGGAGGAATTGAAAGAAGAGATGAACCAAAAAGAAAGCAGATGGAATGCTGCTCAGGCCAGGCATAGGAGTCAAGTCCGGATTTTACAAACTGAGAATTCCAAGCTCAAACAGGACATTCAAAACTTGCAAAATATTAGGAAAACTAACACCAAAATGAGACTCAgcacgaaaaaaaacgcgtaTTCCAATACAAAGGCTATtcatcaaataaacaaaaaattggacTCACAGAAGGGAATACCGCCCAAAGAAAATACATCTTCTGATGATGAATTTCCAACACAACCAATGATGGAGGCAATGCAGTGGAACGGACGCTCCACTGATCACAATAATTATGACCGAATAAATTCTGATGGTAGTAAAGTAATAGTTTACAATAAAGGTCAGATGGATCTGAAAAACTGCCACAGTCCTGCAAGAATGCGGGACTTGTATGAAAACCTGTTAAAAGATGCAACTGTAGGTCTGAAGGAGAGTGGTGAAGCAGCTAAAGAAGCAGTCCAGAGTATGGGAAGCACAAACAGCTCATCTAGACTTAATGAACAGTCCGAAAACTGCTTGAGGAAAGCACAGAGCATTCAAGATCTTGTTAATACTGGGTCAACTGGAGTTGAACCGAATACCGATCAAATAAGCTATGATAGCCAGGTTGTTGCAGGAATGAGCAAGAATGCATCCTTAGACAGTCATTACCCTCCTCTGGAATCCTCAAGGAACTATCAGCAAACAAATGTTTTTGAAGACTATGAGGCATCCAATGTAAAAAATGATGGTAAAATGGATAAGCAGGGCATAAGAGAATTACAGCATTCCGATGGACGAAGAGAACTCTGGTATCCTAATGgtaatatcaaaaaaatttccgccaATGGCCTGACTACTAAATTGATTTACTACAACGGCGACGTTTGCGAAAATAGAGAGGACGGCAgtgtaaaatatttctatGCCACAACAAGAACCTGGCACACCACGATGTCGGATGGActagaaattttggaatttcctGA tggCCAAATAGAAAGGAGATCAAAGGATGGAACGGTAGAAGTATCATTCCCAGATGGATCAGTCAGAATATTGCAGtcaaacggaacggaaaagtGGGCTTTACCGGATGGAACTTTCGCAGAGACCTCAgcagagggtgaaaaaatactGACCCTACCTAACGGACAGCGAGAAGTTCACACCAAGGAACATAAG AGACGAGAATATCCAGATGGGACGGTAAAACTAGTCTACCCAGATGGTACTCAGGAGACACGTTATGCCAGTGGTAGAGTTCGATTGAAAGACGGAGATGGCAATCTTATCATGGACTCATATCACCAATGA
- the LOC105692070 gene encoding nuclear speckle splicing regulatory protein 1 → MTHLIKEEKQYGLIAPGKNRLTAPKPGNVFGEDSGSDGDDGSDWVRKALRAEGEKNLVKKQTQLTMKRALKEDPTVYQYDEVYDDIERSKIEEKSNKKTVEKKAKYIENLMKAADRRKREQEHRVERMVQKEREAEGAMFADKESFVTSAYRAKLEEFKKMEDEEKRMDRLEAIGDVTKQQDMSGFYRHLYHQTVDPDKNMAEKDKIKITDEVDESRVKEKSKGETLNNAKDNIDGDDPLSTDSEDNSVQDDESNLARANEVRINVGKGTKRQYRKRMADASQSSSEEEVKEEKSVPKSSVAERVTEVKEVETEKAGKVLKKDHQEQSVTAPALINQHSSDEKSETKAPIAENVTKGAADKAMTEPKIEAIKTVIPEAPKISIWEKRTVGPVFEAALARYYARKSAMSSG, encoded by the exons ATGACTCACCtgatcaaagaagaaaaaca GTATGGTTTAATAGCACCTGGTAAGAACCGTCTTACAGCCCCAAAACCTGGAAACGTTTTTGGAGAAGACAGTGGCTCTGATGGAGATGATGGGTCAGATTGGGTAAGAAAAGCTCTGCGAGCAGAGGGGGAGAAGAATTTAGTAAAAAAGCAAACTCAACTCACCATGAAAAGAGCATTAAAAGAGGACCCAACGGTCTACCAATATGATGAAGTGTATGATGATATTGAACGATCcaaaattgaggaaaagagtaataaaaagacagttgaaaaaaaggcaaagtacatagaaaatttaatgaaagcTGCAGATCGACGGAAGAGGGAACAGGAGCACAGAGTTGAAAGAATGGTTCAGAAAGAACGAGAAGCTGAGGGAGCAATGTTTGCGGATAAAGAGAGCTTTGTGACATCTGCGTACAGAGCAAAGCTGGAAGAGTTTAAGAAAATGGAGgatgaagagaagagaatgGATAGATTAGAAGCAATTGGTGATGTTACGAAGCAACAAGATATGTCTGGATTCTATAGGCACCTTTATCACCAAACAGTCGATCCTGATAAAAATATGGCTGAGAAAGACAAAATCAAGATAACTGATGAAGTAGATGAATCAAGAGTCAAGGAAAAAAGTAAGGGTGAAACACTGAACAATGCCAAAGATAATATAGATGGAGATGATCCATTGTCTACAGACTCTGAAGACAACTCCGTGCAAGATGATGAGAGTAATTTGGCAAGAGCAAACGAGGTGAGAATAAATGTTGGTAAAGGAACTAAAAGACAGTACAGAAAGAGAATGGCTGATGCATCACAGTCCAGTTCTGAGGAAGAGGTAAAAGAGGAAAAGTCTGTACCTAAAAGCTCGGTAGCTGAAAGAGTTACAGAAGTTAAGGAGGTAGAAACAGAAAAAGCAggaaaagtattgaaaaaagatCACCAAGAACAGTCCGTAACAGCTCCAGCTCTAATAAATCAGCATTCAAGtgatgaaaaatcagaaacaaaAGCTCCGATAGCTGAGAACGTGACGAAAGGTGCTGCGGATAAGGCAATGACAGAACCTAAGATAGAAGCGATAAAAACTGTGATACCAGAGGctccaaaaatttcaatctggGAAAAACGTACCGTAGGACCTGTTTTTGAAGCTGCATTGGCAAGATATTATGCAAGAAAATCTGCCATGTCGTCCGGCTAA
- the LOC105692027 gene encoding serine palmitoyltransferase 2 encodes MCAPSVKNMATARFRVAYAATREEESESSLKNGISAHAPIRNGKLNGYATLQNNVQLRKRKAANETTSYQDKESFEDISFVTAALIHFGFYILMFLGFVNQLFFTPKVAREQNRQGYAPLYDTFEVFYLRYVYRRIRDCWNRPICSVPGAEITLKDRVTHDYGWTFEFTGTETKCINLGSYNYLGFAEATGSCADQSIETLKKYGSGVCSPRVELGTLPIHNELEKLTAKFLGVEDAIVFGMGFATNSLNIPSLISKGCLVLSDEKNHASLILGLRLSGATSKVFKHNDTNHLERCLREAVVYGQPGSGEPWKKIFIVVEGIYSMEGSIVHLPEILKLKKKYKAYVYMDEAHSIGATGAHGKGICDYYGIDSRQIDILMGTFTKSFGSAGGYIAGSKELIDHLRLHSHGHAYATSISPAVAQQIITSMRIISGLDGTNEGQRRTKQLSRNTKYFRRRLNQLGVITLGNADSPVVPMMVYLYSKIGAVVRGLTARGIASVGVGFPATPLLAGRMRFCLSAAHTKEQLDYVLKNIEEMADTVGLRYSKKQRDYTPIEYYSDSETE; translated from the exons ATGTGTGCGCCTTCTGTGAAGAACATGGCCACCGCAAGATTTCGTGTAGCCTACGCTGCCACTCGGGAAGAAGAATCCGAGTCTTCattaaaaaatggaatatcCGCTCACGCCCCTATACGAAATGGAAAACTCAACGGTTACGCAACCCTTCAAAACAACGTTCAACTCCGG AAACGCAAGGCTGCTAATGAGACTACAAGCTATCAGGACAAAGAGTCCTTTGAAGACATATCCTTTGTGACAGCAGCTCTCATTCATTTTGGATTCTACATCCTGATGTTTTTGGGTTTTGTTAATCAGCTATTTTTCACTCCAAAAGTAGCTCGGGAACAGAATAGACAG GGTTATGCTCCTCTTTATGACACGTTTGAGGTATTCTATCTCCGATATGTATACCGAAGAATCAGAGATTGCTGGAATCGACCCATTTGTTCAGTTCCTGGGGCAGAAATTACTCTGAAAGATCGAGTGACACATGATTATGGATGGACTTTTGA ATTCACAGGCACTGAGACCAAGTGTATAAATTTGGGTTCGTACAATTATCTGGGATTTGCGGAAGCAACAGGCAGCTGCGCAGACCAGAGCATCGAAACTTTAAAGAAATATGGATCTGGTGTTTGTAGTCCACGTGTGGAATTGG GTACGTTGCCAATTCATAATGAATTGGAAAAGTTGACTGCCAAATTCCTTGGAGTGGAAGATGCCATAGTTTTTGGAATGGGATTTGCCACAAATTCTCTGAATATACCATCTCTCATCAGCAAAGGATGTCTTGTTCTcagcgatgagaaaaatcacGCCTCTCTCATCCTGGGACTTCGTTTGTCTGGAGCTACTTCCAAAGTATTCAAACATAACG ATACAAATCATCTTGAAAGATGCCTAAGAGAAGCAGTCGTATATGGTCAGCCGGGTAGTGGTGAaccatggaaaaaaatattcatcgttgTCGAAGGTATATATTCCATGGAAGGATCCATAGTTCATCTCCCTGAAATCCTCAAActcaaaaaaaagtataag GCTTATGTGTATATGGATGAAGCTCACAGTATCGGTGCTACCGGAGCACATGGAAAAGGTATCTGTGATTATTATGGAATCGATTCTCGGCAAATTGACATACTTATGGGAACTTTCACCAAGAGCTTTGGATCTGCAGGCGGATATATAGCTGGTAGCAAG gAACTCATTGATCATCTGCGTCTGCACAGTCACGGGCACGCCTATGCGACATCGATCTCGCCTGCGGTGGCACAGCAAATTATTACCTCTATGCGAATAATTTCTGGTCTAGATGGTACCAATGAAGGACAGAGACGTACGAAACAACTATCCAGAAATACTAAATATTTCAGACGCAGACTCAATCAGTTGGGTGTTATCACTCTCGGCAATGCAGACTCACCTGTTGTGCCGATGATGGTTTACCTTTATTCAAAGATAGG agcTGTTGTACGAGGTCTAACAGCACGTGGAATTGCATCGGTTGGCGTTGGCTTTCCGGCCACGCCACTTTTAGCAGGAAGAATGCGATTCTGTCTCTCAGCAGCACATACAAAGGAGCAATTAGACTAT gttctgaaaaatattgagGAAATGGCTGATACAGTGGGGCTTAGATATTCAAAGAAACAACGTGATTACACTCCCATAGAATATTATTCAGACAGTGAAACTGAATGA